From a single Carassius gibelio isolate Cgi1373 ecotype wild population from Czech Republic chromosome A18, carGib1.2-hapl.c, whole genome shotgun sequence genomic region:
- the LOC127934249 gene encoding N-acetyllactosaminide beta-1,3-N-acetylglucosaminyltransferase 2-like gives MKKKHLKLLVIALASSFCLFFFFSKLKDVEHKQRDLAKITSFPDTTTTVVISNTKKKTKSVMPYELPPLTISETFRKDIPKNGAFWNRKLHSLLRQFDSTANQTEKDPHDKFLCQPESFELIKTNIQDVHLYPPLYEDFLRGMECRDPPLLINQPDKCASENEEDQIFLLFAIKSIPRNFERRQAIRETWGRGGLYEKRLQVRTVFLLGRSSADDPNLDKLVSFEAQQFQDLLVWDFQDSFYNLTLKEHVFFKWMLDNCPHVSFVFKGDDDVFANTQAILNHLKTLEPEQVTALYTGQIIFNANPLRDPKIKYYVPQSFYEGPYPPYAGGGGFLFSGNLLPSLYQVSFYIPFFPIDDVYNGMCFKALGITATQNDGFKTFDIREEDRENPCVHKDLFLVHQRDSGQTIRLWRNMHSTMLTC, from the coding sequence ATGAAAAAGAAGCATTTGAAATTACTCGTCATAGCACTAGCTAGCAGCTTTTGcctgttctttttcttttccaaacTAAAGGATGTGGAACACAAACAAAGAGACCTGGCCAAGATCACTTCATTTCCAGATACAACTACAACTGTAGTTATCAGCAATaccaaaaagaaaaccaaaagtgTTATGCCATATGAACTTCCACCCCTTACAATTTCTGAGACTTTCAGAAAAGACATTCCCAAAAATGGTGCTTTCTGGAACCGGAAGCTTCATTCTCTCCTCAGGCAGTTTGATTCCACTGCCAATCAAACAGAGAAAGACCCACATGACAAGTTTCTCTGTCAGCCTGAGAGTTTTGAGTTGATAAAAACCAACATTCAAGATGTCCATTTGTACCCTCCACTTTATGAAGACTTCCTTAGAGGCATGGAGTGTCGAGACCCACCGCTTCTTATCAATCAGCCTGACAAGTGCGCATCAGAGAATGAAGAGGATCAAATTTTCCTCCTTTTTGCGATCAAATCTATCCCAAGGAACTTCGAGAGGCGCCAAGCAATCCGAGAGACCTGGGGAAGAGGAGGCTTGTATGAAAAAAGACTTCAGGTACGAACTGTCTTTCTGCTGGGACGATCATCTGCGGATGATCCCAATCTCGATAAACTGGTTTCATTTGAAGCCCAGCAGTTTCAAGACCTTCTCGTCTGGGATTTTCAGGACTCTTTTTACAACCTTACTCTAAAAGAGCATGTGTTCTTCAAGTGGATGCTTGATAACTGTCCACACGTATCTTTCGTTTTTAAGGGTGACGATGATGTTTTTGCTAACACTCAAgcaattctgaatcatctaaagaCTCTGGAGCCTGAACAGGTCACGGCATTGTACACGGGGCAGATCATTTTTAATGCCAACCCATTACGGGACCCTAAAATCAAATATTATGTTCCTCAGTCATTCTATGAAGGTCCTTACCCTCCTTATGCTGGTGGCGGTGGATTCCTATTTTCTGGAAACCTTCTTCCTTCTCTTTACCAAGTCTCCTTTTACATACCCTTCTTCCCTATTGATGATGTCTACAATGGGATGTGCTTCAAGGCACTTGGAATCACTGCAACGCAAAACGACGGATTCAAGACCTTTGACATTCGGGAAGAAGATCGAGAGAACCCCTGTGTACACAAAGACCTGTTCCTGGTGCACCAACGTGACTCTGGCCAGACTATAAGACTGTGGAGAAATATGCACAGCACCATGCTGACCTGCTGA